In Glandiceps talaboti chromosome 6, keGlaTala1.1, whole genome shotgun sequence, one DNA window encodes the following:
- the LOC144436847 gene encoding nucleoside hydrolase-like: MSIKLVIDCDAGIDDAQAIMMAVSRPNVEILAITCVKGNVAVRQVCRNVLKVLDACDQLQKIPVYQGAESPLISRDDLKPTDFHGKDGLGNVPFIETPGDQYVSDGHAVNKLIELVKLHPGELTIVALGPLTNLALAQRLYPDFSKRVKMISVMGGNIEGVGNIAISAEFNFFMDVEAAHIILNDFQCPLYISSWELCLKSCVEYLGPKSFDHCAIFLSSSTARCEMSGYDGLWILCDPIAMAVALDSTVIKRKKVAYATVEMQGSVTRGMMVIDWNNALQKRQRVNLVFETDVALLKKMMEDACMCGKQNPDN; the protein is encoded by the exons ATGTCAATCAAACTAGTGATCGACTGCGATGCTGGAATCGACGATGCACAGGCCATAATGATGGCTGTATCGAGGCCTAACGTAGAGATACTAGCAATCACCTGTGTTAAAGGTAACGTGGCAGTACGACAAGTTTGTAGAAATGTACTCAAAGTTTTGGATGCGTGTGATCAACTTCAGAAG ATCCCCGTATATCAAGGAGCGGAATCACCCCTTATTAGCAGAGACGACCTGAAACCAACTGATTTTCATGGCAAAGATGGTCTAGGAAATGTGCCATTCATTGAAACACCTGGCGATCAGTACGTATCAGATGGTCATGCTGTCAACAAGTTAATCGAATTGGTAAAACTACATCCAGGGGAACTGACCATCGTTGCTCTGGGACCTTTAACGAATTTGGCTTTAGCTCAAAGATTGTACCCTGATTTCAGTAAACGTGTCAAAATGATCAGTGTAATGGGAGGAAACATAGAAG GTGTTGGAAACATAGCAATATCAGCAGAATTTAATTTCTTTATGGATGTGGAAGCTGCTCATATAATACTGAATGATTTCCAGTGTCCGCTGTATATTTCCAGCTGGGAGCTGTGTCTTAAATCTTGTGTTGAATAT CTAGGTCCTAAGTCTTTTGATCATTGCGCTATATTCCTATCAAGTTCTACA GCACGTTGTGAAATGTCCGGTTATGACGGTTTATGGATTCTGTGCGACCCCATCGCAATGGCTGTGGCACTAGACAGTACAGTAATTAAAAGGAAGAAAGTGGCATATGCAACTGTTGAAATGCAAGGCTCTGTTACCCGTGGAATGATGGTTATTGACTGGAACAATGCACTACAGAAAAGACAACGCGTTAACTTAGTATTCGAGACTGATGTGGCGCTGTTGAAGAAAATGATGGAAGATGCATGCATGTGCGGAAAGCAAAATCCGGACAACTAG